The Phaeodactylum tricornutum CCAP 1055/1 chromosome 8, whole genome shotgun sequence DNA segment CAAAGGACGCAATTGCGGAAGACGGCTTGCAAAAGAATGGTACGCTGCATCAGTATATAATGACACCAGGTAGATTGAATGACCAGTTACATTCGCAATCTTTTCCGAAGTCGACGAGATGCGACAAAGCGGGCAATGGTTGCTTGCAGAACAATAGCGGAAATCAGGCGATGCAACTGTTGACGACAAGATGGTTGAACACATTTACACGGTCCGATCGCGGCGTGCAAACGACGTATCGCAACACATCGGCGCCAATTCCTCTGGACCATAGTCTCCGATTCTTTTCCGAGCAGTAACTTGACGCCAAGCATTCTGAATGGTACAGCACCCCCTAATAGAATCCCGAAGCTCCACAACTGCCTTATGACGACGTCTTGCCGCTTGTATCGCAACCACGGATCTCACAACGACCTGAAAGTGGCGTTTGGACCATCGTCCCCTGTGCCTTCGTTGCACAGAAACAGCCGCATTGTGTCGACGAGTTTTTGGATCTCTACCGAAGGCGAGAAGAATGAGATGCCGTCGAATAGCGATCCGTAGCCAAATTCTATGACAGAATCGTTGAATCAACAAGGCAGAGATCTCTTTTTTGATTCGGCGGTAGACATTGTTGCGTCGAGCTACTGCCTGAAGAGCCCGTGCACTTTTGTTCAAACGCTTATATCGCACTCTTACTGCCCATCCCCTGATTGCTCTGCCAATTGTCTGAGCCGCATTTTGCTGGCGCGTGTGAAGGGCGCGTCCTAAAGACTGATGAATACGCACACGACGTAGCTTTACCTTGGGATGGACGCAGCGCCAGAAGTTTTGGATTGAAGAAGCAGCCAGGGCCCTCCTCTTGTCTCCAAGTTGTTTCGTGAGCCTCGCTGTTACGCGAGCGAGAGAAGCTTGGACCATAAAGTTTCGCTGAGTTTTTTGAAGGCAAATGATGGCCCTACGCTTGTGGTGATAGCAAACTCTTGCAGTGACACCTCGTACCCAGGCCTGTAGTCTTAGAATCCCTCGCCACCTCAATGCTACCTTCCATCGAAAAGACGTGCCCCTCCACAAGCTTTGGGCTTTCAATACAGCTTTTTCAGTCTGAAATGTAGGTTCATTGGGAGTGTTTTTCTGGAATTTTTTACGGTAGTCTTCATATGAGACAAAAAAATCAAATTGACAATCTGCTTGTGCCAGGGCCGTTTGAAAGCGACCTAAAGCTGCCAGCACATCCGCATTTCGCTGCTGTTGCAATTTGTTGACAACGCGGTGGCCCCTCTGCAAGAGGTTAGGTACAATGACGCAACATTCTGTGCCGACCGGGGCTCTCACGTCCCGGGCCGAACGAGTCAGGGTCTGGGAAATAGCTTGACGCAATCTGGCTCGTACGCGACTAATTCGAAAGTGTCGTTGAATACTACTAGCGGCGCGCTCTCTGAGTTTGTACGATCGCGAATGGTTCCGGGAAAGAAATCTTGTGGGAATGGTCTGCGGTAGAAGCAGGCCGATGTGGTCGTCAGCTTTTCCCGGTTGGTCATCCATCCCATGAGCGACATTCAGTGTTTCGTCTTGAATAACGGATTCTGCATTGTACGAAGAATCCTCAAAGGTTTTAATTCGCAGTGCTTCGATAGGCATGGTCCCGGTTCCATCATCTTGACTCGAGACGCCGGTCTCTTGTACTTTGattgtctttttcgtcgacgAAATCAAGACTGTGATATGCTCTGGCACGTGCGCACGTTTCGCGCTGCCAATAACTTTACATATGTCTGGCTCCCAAATGACATCCGGACTTTCCAAAGTAAATCTTcgttcttcctcgtcggacCAACCGGTAGGGATAAGAGTGTCGTAGTACGATCGTCCCGACTGAAAGAACGACAAAGAGTCCGATGAAGCCGTGATTGGGAGGTTCGTCTTGGGGGTCGTAACAGCAGCAGCCGTAGGAGTCTTTGGAACCACCGCAACAACGTTGGCTTCCTGCAGAAACCCAAAGAGGCGAGTCCTGGCCTTGGAGACCACGGCACTAACCGGATACTCGTTTGCGGGAGGTGCTTCTCGTGACGTTGTGTCGTTGGAAAGCCGCGATCTCGATTCTTCCGACGTACTAGATTCTTCGGACGGTTGACGTCGTTCGGCACGGTTGTGCGTCCGGGGAGGCTTGCGGATCGAGAAAAGGTGATACTGACGCGACCGGAAACGCTGCGAGGTCATGCGGGTCGGACTAGAAAACGCCAGGGTCGCGTGGACCTTGACGGCCGAGTCGTAGTCGCTCATAATATAGGAGAGCGGCCCAATGGTGGGTACGTCGTGTAGGATCTTGTGAGGCTCGACCCGTTCCTGAGCAACAACAGCTAATAGCGACAAACGATTTGCCCCCCctgccccccccccccccccccgttGCGAGAACGAATTTCCCTAATAAATGAATTTGGCGAAACGCTTCCGATCCCGAAATATCTTTAAAACGCCTGGAAACGGATTATTCGGTAATTACTTACACTCAAGTAGGCTACTGAAAACATCTGAACGTCTTACCGTCATTGACCACATAAGTGTTCAGTCGCCACTCTTCCCAGAGACGATCGGAAATCGTTTCCGGATTATTTGGAGTATCAAATAACCCTACCCCTGTCGCTGTCAGGTAAAACCCAATTTGATTGGTTGATTTGTACTTCTCACGCCGGGCCGTCCGTCGCGCCCGATCCGCGCTGACCGTGAAGAACGAACGAATTGCTGCCGACGGCAATCTCATCGACTGGACCCGTTCGTGTTTCAAGGCTCCGTCGATCCCAGCCATTCTGGGGGAAACCAGTCAAGAGTATTCATATCGTTCCTCCTCAACACCACCATATACAccaatatatatatacacacacaaacacacaaaGTATGGGACGACAATCGTCATCATTGCCATTCCAAGGCACCGCGAGCAACGGTAGCGGTTCCGGTGGTCAGGGCTCCCACGGTCTCACGGTGCGCGGGAAGCAGAATCCCGTCACGCAACTCGCCTTGTTGCGTGAGTTCGTGAGTCCCCGTGACGGAGG contains these protein-coding regions:
- a CDS encoding predicted protein, producing MAGIDGALKHERVQSMRLPSAAIRSFFTVSADRARRTARREKYKSTNQIGFYLTATGVGLFDTPNNPETISDRLWEEWRLNTYVVNDAYLSGNSFSQRGGGGGAGGANRLSLLAVVAQERVEPHKILHDVPTIGPLSYIMSDYDSAVKVHATLAFSSPTRMTSQRFRSRQYHLFSIRKPPRTHNRAERRQPSEESSTSEESRSRLSNDTTSREAPPANEYPVSAVVSKARTRLFGFLQEANVVAVVPKTPTAAAVTTPKTNLPITASSDSLSFFQSGRSYYDTLIPTGWSDEEERRFTLESPDVIWEPDICKVIGSAKRAHVPEHITVLISSTKKTIKVQETGVSSQDDGTGTMPIEALRIKTFEDSSYNAESVIQDETLNVAHGMDDQPGKADDHIGLLLPQTIPTRFLSRNHSRSYKLRERAASSIQRHFRISRVRARLRQAISQTLTRSARDRGHRVVNKLQQQRNADVLAALGRFQTALAQADCQFDFFVSYEDYRKKFQKNTPNEPTFQTEKAVLKAQSLWRGTSFRWKVALRWRGILRLQAWVRGVTARVCYHHKRRAIICLQKTQRNFMVQASLARVTARLTKQLGDKRRALAASSIQNFWRCVHPKVKLRRVRIHQSLGRALHTRQQNAAQTIGRAIRGWAVRVRYKRLNKSARALQAVARRNNVYRRIKKEISALLIQRFCHRIWLRIAIRRHLILLAFGRDPKTRRHNAAVSVQRRHRGRWSKRHFQVVVRSVVAIQAARRRHKAVVELRDSIRGCCTIQNAWRQVTARKRIGDYGPEELAPMCCDTSFARRDRTV